One window of the Lepidochelys kempii isolate rLepKem1 chromosome 23, rLepKem1.hap2, whole genome shotgun sequence genome contains the following:
- the LOC140902333 gene encoding DELTA-thalatoxin-Avl1a-like, whose protein sequence is MNTQAGMQDSLETYFERSVEIEITNESRDVTLHSPRSYCFSGHSLLPPSPQILPGSKQSCLFTKGRYSFRGSVGLLVYNSDAFTLAIMFSNPFDYNLYCVEFGLEICPGKEHLGDMEEVYARMYNYMPANSCTTFKKAKLGQCQEALVVSAGNIRVMATMSNAAKAVIKVLVEEKGNPPPYSKNPIYYKTHS, encoded by the exons ATGAACACCCAGGCTGGAATGCAAGACAGCCTGGAGACTTACTTCGAGAGGAGTGTGGAAATTGAGATAACCAACGAATCACGGGATGTGACCCTCCATTCCCCCAG GAGTTACTGCTTCAgcggccacagcctcctgcctccttccccccaaatcctGCCAGGATCCAAGCAGAGCTGTCTGTTCACAAAAGGACGGTACAGCTTTCGTGGGAGCGTGGGCCTGCTGGTGTACAACTCAGACGCCTTCACCCTTGCCATcatgttctccaacccctttgaCTACAACCTCTACTGTGTTGAGTTTGGCCTCGAGATCTGCCCAGGCAAAGAGCACCTTGGTGACATGGAGGAAGTCTATGCAAGGATGTACAATTATATGCCTGCCAACAGCTGCACAACGTTCAAGAAAGCCAAGCTGGGCCAATGCCAGGAAGCGCTTGTGGTCTCCGCAGGGAATATCCGTGTCATGGCCACCATGTCCAATGCTGCCAAAGCAGTCATTAAAGTGCTTGTAGAGGAAAAAGGGAACCCACCTCCCTACTCAAAGAACCCGATTTACTACAAGACACACTCCTAG